The Anaeromyxobacter sp. Fw109-5 genomic interval TCCTTCCAGCTCATCCCCTTCCCTGGCAGCCGCACCGCGCACCCCCGTCGTCGCGGGCGTCAGGCTTCAGGCCGGGCTTCGGGAGAAGCTGTACCCGTAGCCTGAGGCCGTAGCCTGTAGCCCGCTCCATCCAACGATGTGCATCCGGCGCTGCCGGTCGCCTTGCGCCGCGCGTCAGGCGGCGGCCGCCCGCCTGGACTTCCCCTCGCGCTGCGGCATGCGCTTGAGCGCCCCCTCGAGGCCCGCGTACAGCGCGTAGGCGAGCAGGCCGATCGCCGCGGAGAGGAGGAGCGTCGTGCCGTACGGCTTCCGGGCCAGCGCCGCGAGCGCGCCTCCCGTTCCGGTCGCCTCCAGCGGCTGCCGCTCGAACGCGGCCTGGACGAGGAACGCCCCCACCAGCGCGAAGATCGCGCCCTGGGTGCCGAAGCCCAGCGCGGCCACCGCGGCGACGCGCTGGCGGAAGCCCGCGGAGAACCGCTCGAGGTCGAGGGTTTCGAGGGAGGCGTGCGTCACCCCGAGGCGCGCCTGACGCACGCCGATCACGATGGCGCCGACGCCGATCACGCCCATGGCGAGCGGTCCGGTGGGCTGCTCGAGCACCCGCGCCGCGAAGCCGCGCGCGAGCTGATCGCCGCTCGGGCCGATGCCCTCCCCCAGGGCGAGCCGGATGCCGAGCGCGCCGAGCGCGACGTAGCCGGCGCCGCCGATCGCCTGCCCGACGCGGGAGATCGCCTGCAGCCGCCCCGCCCGCGCGCGGAGCGGGTTCGCCAGCCCGTCCAGGACGAACCAGCCCCCGAGGATCGCGATCGCCGCACCCACGAGCACCGTGGTGGCGCGGCCCGCGGCGCCCACGTCGAGGACCAGGAGCGCCTCCTTCACGTCGATGGTGCGCCCGCCGCGGAGGCCGAGCGCGGTCTGGAGGGCCAGCGCGCCGACGACCCCGTACAGCACCGTCTTGCCCAGGAACCCGACCCGCGCGGCCACCTGCACGGCGGGCACGCACGCGAGCCGCCGCGCGCGCCGCACGGTGCGACGGCTGGCGCGCTCGAGGACGGCCGCGGCACGACGCGGGAGGGAGCCGCGGCCTGGCGGCCGCCGCGCCGGGATCGTCCCAGCTCTGCCCGGGTCCGTCGCGTCCCCCACGGGCCGTACGTCCATCGTCGCCACGCCTTCAACGTGGCGTCCCCGGTCGAAGGGCGCAACGCGTCAGCGCCGCCGGGCCCGCGTGCGGCGGGCGGAGGCGGACTGCACGAGGAACCAGACCACGAACACGATCGCCACCGGCACGAACAGCCGCGGCTTCCGCGCGACGATGGCGATCACGGCGGCGAGGAGCAGGGCGAGCGGCCAGCTGACGCGGAGCATGCCCGGTCATCATACCCGCGCCGCCCTCACCTGGCGTCCGCGATCTCCTCGAGGAACGCCCGCGCCGCCCGCACGTCGGGGATCCGCAGCGGCGCGCGGCTCCACGCGGAGCCGACGTGGACGGCGATGCTCCCCGTCGGCAGCGCCGCGAAGAGATCCTCGTCCGTTCGATCGTCTCCCAGGGCGACGGCGAGCACGCCCTCACCGGCGCGGGCGAGCGCCGTGGCGACCACGCGCCCCTTGTGGATCCCGTGCGGCCGGACCTCGATCACCATCGCGCCGGGGAGGATCTCGACCGGCACGTTGGAGAGGAGCGTCTGCAGGTGGAGCGTGAGCTCCTTCGCCTGCGCGGCGCCGTACTCGGGGTCGGCGCTGCGGTAGTGCCAGGCGACGCCCGCGGTCTTCTCCTCGACGACCGAGCCGGGCGTGCGCTCGGCGAACTCGCGCAGGATGGCGAGCACCGGCTCGCGCCAGCCGGCGACCGGCACCTCGGCGCCGACCCAGAGCCCGCCCGGCGCGCGCGACCAGAAGCCGTGCTCCGCGTGGAGGCCGATCGGGAGCGCTCCGAGCCACCGCTCCAGGGTCCCGCGCGAGCGGCCGCTCACCACGTCCACCTGCGTCCGCGGGCGCGCGGCCAGCCGCCGCAGGAGGTCGAGCAGCCTGGGATCCGGCCCCGCGAGCTCGGGCGTCGGCGCGAACGGCACGAGGGTGCCGTCGTAGTCGAGCAGCAGCGCGAGCCGCTGGGCCGCCCGGGCGCGCTCGACCGCCGCGCGCAGCGTCTGCGGCGGCGTCGGGCCGGGCTCCTCCGGCTGCCGGCGGATCTGCTCGAGCCGCCCGATGAAGGCCCGCGCCCATCCGTGCACGTCGTAGCCGAGCACCCGCCCGCGCAGGATGGACATGCGCGTCCGGCGCTCCTCCTCCGCCATCGTGAGGGCGCGGTGCAGCGTCGCCGCCGTCCGCTGCACGTCGTAGGGGTTCACCACGAGCGCCTCGGCGAGCTCCGCGGCCGCGCCGGCGAACTCCGAGAGCACGAGGACGCCGTCGCCGTCCGGACGGGAGGCGACGAACTCCTTCGCGACGAGGTTCATGCCGTCGCGGAGCGGGGTGACGAGCACCGCGTCCGCGGCGCGGTAGAGGGCCACGATCTCCGCCTGCGACAGGCCGCGGTACAGGTAGTGGATCGGCGACCACGCGGGCGTCGCGAACTCCCCGTGGAGGCGGCCCACGAGCGCGTCCACCTCGTCGCGGTACTCGCGGTACGCCTCGACGTTCTCGCGAGAGGGGACCGCGACCTGCACGAGCCGCACGCGCTCCCGCAGCTCCGGGTGCGTGCGCAGCAGCGCCTCGAACGCCAGCAGGCGCCGGGGAATGCCCTTCGAGTAGTCGAGCCGGTCCACGCCCACGAGGAGCTGCTCGCCGGGGACCCGGTGCGCGTGCGCCACGGCGCGGACCTCGGGCGTCTCGGCGAGCTTGCCGAGCTGCGCCGCGTCCACGCCCATGGGGAACACCCCGAGCCGCACCTCCCGGTGGCGCCAGGCGATCCGGTCCACCTCGGTCCAGGCGCCCAGCAGCCGGAGCACCGAGGACGCGAAGTGGCGCACGTACGTGGCGGTGTGGAAGCCCACGAGGTCGGCGCCGAGCAGGCCCTCGAGGATCCGCTCGCGCTGCGGGAGGATGCGGAAGATCTCCGAGGACGGGAACGGGATGTGGAGGAAGAAGCCGATGCGCGCGTCGGGGATCCGCTCGCGCAGCAGCTCCGGCACGAGCATGAGCTGGTAGTCGTGGACCCAGACGAGGTCGCCCGGCTCGTACCGCTCGGCGACGGCGTCCGCGAAGCGCGCGTTCACCGCCTCGTAGACGTCGAAGTCCCGCACCTCCTGCGGGAGGCGCGCGGCGGAGTAGTGGAAGAGCGGCCACAGGACGGCGTTCGAGTAGCCCTCGTAGTAGCGCGCGATCTCCTCCGCGGAGAGCGGCACCGCCGCGAGCCGGAGCTCGGCCAGCCTCCGCTCGAGCTCCGCCCGCCCGACGCCGGACACCCCCCCGAGCTCCCCGGGCCAGCCGATCCAGAGACCTCCGAGCCGCTCGTGCGGCCCGCTCATGCCGGTCGCGAGGCCGCCCGTGCTCGGGGTGACGGACGGTGCACCGCCCTCGGCCTTGACGGTCACGGGCAGGCGATTCGAGACGATGAGGAGCCGGGGCATCTCGGTCCGCCGGAGCGGCGGCGGTCGTCCAGAAGGTAAGGCCTGGCCGCCAGGCTGCGCTCGCCCCGGAGAGGGGGCGAGCGGGCGGACGTTCACCCGGCGCTCGAGTCCCCGCGCCGGATGGTGCGGCCTCTATGCGGCGGGCTCCTCCTCGACGAGCCGCAGCCCCGCCGGCAGGCTCTCGCCGAAGATGCGCTGCTCCTCCTCCGCGCTCGCCTCGGCCACCTCCCGCACGGCGCGCACCGTCTCCGCGGGGGCGCCGCCCTCCGCGAGCGCGGAGATCACCCGCGCGCGGACGTCGTCCGCCACGTCTCGCACGCGGTCGCCGCTGCGGCGGGCGAGCTGGGCGAGCGGGAAGACCAGCTCTCGCCGCGAGACCGGCAGCGCGAGGAGCCGCGCGATCCAGTCCTCCGCGGTCGCGGCGGGCACCGCGAGGTGCGCGCTCGCGTGGAACGGCACGCGGGCGCCCAGCCGGCCGAGGGACCACAGGAGGTGCGGGGCGGGCCCCTCGTCCGCGAGCCGCGCGAGGAGCCACGCTCCCGCCTCGACCTTGCGGGCCGGCTCGACGCGCTCGAGCGCGCCCGCGAGGCGGACCATCTCGTCGACCGCCTCCGGCTTCACGCCGGGCACCCTGGGCGGCGGCTTGCGCGGATCGCGCGGGCGGAGGAACGGCGCGAGGGACTCGAAGAGCCTCCCCTGCGCGGCGGGATCGAGGCCGCCGGCGATGCGGCGCCACATCACCCACCACGCCGCCCAGGCGCGCGGGTCGGCCTGGTACTGGAGCCCCTCGCCGAAGACCGCCCAGGTCTCGGCCGCGCGCCACGCGTCGAGCGGGGCGCCGAACCCGGGGCGCAGGCAGTAGCCGGTGAGCTGGAGCCAGACCCGCTCGTGGTCGGCGCTCCGCCGCCTCCGCGCGCGCCCGGCGTGCAGCGCCGCCCACAGCTCGCGCACGAGCGGGGTGGACCAGCCCTCGCGCGGCCCCAGCAGCTTCTCCAGGGCGCGGAGCAGCCCCTTCACCTCCTTCCGCTCGACCGGCGCCTTCCTTCCGTAGAAGAGCTCGACCTGCGCCCGCGCCTCCTCGAGCTTCCGGGGCGCCTGGCCCACCTCCCCGCGTCCCTCCCGCGCGCCGTCGGCGCGCCGCTCCCCATCGGCCTGCCGGCCCCGCAGCGAGAACTCGAGCTTCCAGCGCGCCTCGCGGTCGGTGGCCGCGCACCAGAGCTCGAGCGTTCCGATCTCGGTGAGGGCCGCCTCGAGCCGCACCGGCACCTCGCCCGCCGGCGCGCCCTCGGCGCGGAGCACCGCCTCGACCGGTGGGAGCGGCACGAGGTCGTCGCTCACCTCCACCACGTCCCCGGGCCGCTCGACGCGCGCCCGCGCCGAGGCGAACAGCGGGAAGCGCACCGGCCGCCCGAGGGCGAGCGCGAACGGGCGCGGGACGGAGACGCGCGTCCCCTCCTCGAGGTGGCGCGGCACGACGCAGAGCGCGCGCGCTCCCTCGGGCGCGGCGATCCCCACGTAGAACGCGCGCGGGCTGCCGCCGCCGATCCGGAACCCGATGCCGCGCCGGACGAGGGCCGCGTACGCAGCGCCGCGCGCCACGGCGAGGTCCAGCGCGGGGCTCGCCAGCACCGGCACGGGCGGCGCCTGCGGGAACCACGACGAGACGATCCCGGCGAGCCGGTCCCGCACCTCGCGCGGCGTGAACACCCCGCCGTTCACGAGGATCGCGTCCGGCCGCGCGAGGCCGCCCCGCGCGCCCGCCTCGGAGGCGTGAGTGGCCAGGAACGCGGCGACGTGCCGGGGGATGGCGGGATCGGGCTCGTAGGGCAGGCCGAGCTCGGCGAGGCCCGCCGTGCGCGGGGCGCGCCGCGGCCGCTCGTCCGCCGCCGTCGCCGGCAGGAAGCCGTCGAGGAAGACCTGCCGCACCTCCTCGCGCGTCACCTCCGCCGAGAGCGCGCTCGCGACGAGCCGGCTCCCCCGCCCTACCACCGCCACCGGGAGCCGCGCCGGCCCGCCCTCCTCCATGAGCCGCTCCTTCGCGAGGCGGCAGGCGAGCACGAGCGACGCGAACCGGCTCGCGTCGAGCCGCTCACCGAGGCGGGCCTCGACCGCCCGGGCCAGGGCCAGATCGACGTTGTCGCCGCCGAGCAGGAGGTGGTCGCCCACCGCGAGCCGCGTGAAGGCCGGCCGTCCCTCGCGCAGCTCGACGCGCACGAGGGTGAGGTCGGTGGTGCCGCCGCCCACGTCCACGACGAGGACCATCCCGCCCCGCGCGATGGGCCGGACGTCCTCGGCGATCTCGCCCGCGCCCGCCGCGGCGAGCGCGGCCCGGTGCCGGCTCGCCCAGTCGTGGAACGCCGCCGAGGGCTCCTCGATGAGCGTCACCCGCCCGAGCCCCGCCTCGCGCGCGGCGGCGAGGGTGAGCTCGCGCGCGACCTCGTCGAAGGAGGCCGGCACCGCGAGCACCAGCTCCTGCTCCGCGAGCGGCGCGCCGGGGTGGCGGTGGTCCCACGCCTCGCGCAGGTGCGCGAGGTAGGCCGCCGAGGCCTGCACCGGCGAGAGGCGCGGCACGCCGTCGGGCGCGCCCCACGGCAGGAGCGGCGCGGTCCGATCGGCGCGCGCGTTCGCGAGCCAGCTCTTCGCCGACGTCACGAGCCTGCCGGGGACGCGCGCCCCCTGCTCGCGCGCGAGCTCCCCGACCACCACGGGCCGGTCGCCCCAGGGGAGCCGCATGGCGTCCGCGGCGAGCTCCGGGCCGGGCAGGTACGCGCAGGACGGGAGCAGGCGGCGCTCGCGCACCTCGCCGGGCGCCACGAGCTGCGCGATGGGGAAGTGCTCGACCGCGGCGGCGAGATCGCCCTCGCGCGCGAGATCCACCGCGGCGAGCGCGGAGTTCACCGTGCCCAGATCGACGCCGACGAGGTAGCGCGCCTCCCCCGCCATGGCCTATGCCGGCGCGCCCGCCTCCGCCTCCGGCGCGGCGGCTCCCGCGGGTGGCTGACGCAGGTTCCACTCCAGCCGCCAGGCCTTGCCGCCCCGGTCGACGCACTCGAGCTCCAGGGTCCCGATCTCCGTCACGTGGGCACGGAGCCTCACCGGCACGACCTCGCCCGGCGCGCGGCCGTCGGGGGGCAGCGTGGCCTCCACCGGCGGCCCCTCGTCGAGCTCGGTCTCGTCCTCGACCGCGTCGCCCGGGCGGTCCTCGCGCCGGCTCGTGGTCCCGAACAGCCGGAACTGGACCGGCTCGCCCACGACGAGCCCCATCTCCTCTCCGGGCAGGTCGACGGTCGTCCCCTCCTCCATGCCCATCGGCGCGAGGCAGACCGCGCGGATGGGCGGCGGCAGCCCGGGGACCGCGGGCATCGCCGCCTCGACCCCGACGTAGTAGGCGCGCGCCGTGCCGCCGCGGATGCGGATGCCGTGGCCGGCGCGCACGCGGCCGTACGTGGCCGCGCCCTTCGCGACGGCGAGATCCGGATCGGCCGCGGGCAGGACGCGCGGCGGCGGCGCGCCCTCCGTCGCGAGCCAGCCGCCGACCACCTCGAGGAGCCGCGCGACGAGCGGCTCCGCCTTCGTCACCCCGCCGTTGAAGAGGATGGCGGTCGGGTGCAGGAACGCCTCGCCCGCGAGGGGAACCGGGGCGGCGGCGCCGGCGAGCCCGGCCCGGTGCCGCGTGAGGAACGCCGACAGGTGGCGGGTCACGGCCGGATCCGACGCGTAGGGCAGCCCCAGGGTGGTGAGGCCCGCGCGCCTCGCCGCGAGCGGGTGCGCTCCGACGTCCACGCGCGGGAAGAAGCCGTCCACGAGGACGCCCACGAGCTCCTCGCGCGTGAGCTCGCTCCGGAGGGCCCCGCCCACGAGCGACGAGCCGCGCCCGGGGATCGCCACGGCCGCCGAGGCGAGCGATGGATCGGCGAAGAGCGCCTCCTTCGCCTGGCGGGCGCCGTGCGTCAGCGCGAGGAGCTGCCAGCGATCGAGCTTCCGCCCCTCGCGCGCCAGCTTCTCCGAGAGCGCGTGCGCGAGGGCGAGGTCCATGTTGTCGCCGCCGAGCAGGATGTGGTCGCCGACGGCCACGCGCTCGAGCCCGAGATCGCCGCCGCGGTCGACGACCGCGATGAGGCTGAAGTCGGTCGTGCCTCCGCCGATGTCCACGACGAGCACGAGATCGCCCGGGCGCACCTCCCTCCGCCAGCGGTCGCCCATCGCGTCGACCCAGGCGTAGAGCGCCGCCTGCGGCTCCTCGAGGAGCACCACCTCGCTCAGGCCCGCCTGGCGCGCCGCCTCCACCGTGAGCTCGCGCGCGACCGCGTCGAAGGAGGCGGGCACCGTGAGCGTCACGCGCTGCGCCGCGAGGGCGCGCGCCGGGTCTCCCTGCGCCATCGCGTGGTCCCACGCGTCGCGCAGGTGGGCGAGGTAGCGCGCCGAGGCGTCGAGGGGGGACACCCGCGGCACCTCCGGAGGGGCGCCCGCCGGCAGGGTCGCGGCGCGCCGATCCACCCCGGCGTGCGAGAGCCAGCTCTTCGCCGACGAGACGAGGCGGATCGGCGTCTGCGCGCCCAGGTTGCGCGCGAGCTCGCCGACGAGCTGGGAGGGAGGCTCCGCCGTCCAGGGCAGCCGGGCGTCGTCGGCCGACAGCTCCTGCGGGTGCGGCAGGTAGAGGAAGGACGGCAGCAGCGCGCGCCCGCGCACGTCACCCGGCCGGACGAGCTGCGGGATCTCGAACACCTCGACGGCGCCGTCGCCCTCGATCGGTCGGTGCGCGAGCGCGGTGTGGGTCGTGCCGAGGTCGATGCCGACCGCAAGGGTCACAGCTCGACCTCGGCGGGGGCGACCAGCGTCTGGTCCCCGCCGTCCTTCGCGGGCGGCAGGCGCACCTCGCGCGCGCGCCAGCCGTGGTGGCGGAGCGCCCCCTGGAACGGCGGCTTGCCCACGACGTTGCCGGTGAGGCGGATGGCGGTCGGATCGAAGCCGGTGGCGACGGTGACGCGCGCGCCCTCCGGCTCGCGGAGCACCGGCTCCAGGCGGAAGTACTCCTCGATGGCACGCTTGCACCCTGCGTGAACGGTGCGTGCGGCGGCGCCGATGGCCGAGTCAGGGAACCCGGCGAGGTCCTCCTCGATGAAGTCCACGAGCCGGCCCTCCCGCTGGAGCACTGCGAGGAGCTGGAGCGCGGCGCGAGGATCGGGCTTCACGGGCTCGACCGGCTTCGGCGCCTCCACCGGCTTGACGACCTCCGCCGGCTTCGCGACCTCCGCAGGCCTCGCGGCCTCCGCAGGCTTCGCGAGCTCCGCAGGCTTCGCGAGCTCCGCAGGCTTCGCGGCCTCCGCAGGCTTCGCGAGCTCGGCGGGCCTGGTCGCGGCCGGCCCCTTCACCTGCGCCGGTCCACCCGTCGCGGGTTCGTGCACGGTCGCCGCCGGAGGCTGCGGGCCGGCGGGGGCCGCGGCCGGCTTCGCGGAGGGTGCGGGGGCCGGAGCGGGCGCGGCGGGAGGCTCGGCCATCCGCGCGGAGGGACCGGGCGCCGGAGCGGGCTCCGGCAGCAGGGCGCCTGCGCGGCGCGCCTCGCGCACGCGATAGACGGCGGCCGCGACGTCGGCTCGGAAGAGGATCGCGAAGAAGGCGTAGAAGGCGAGGACGAGGCGCTGGATGGGCGAGATGTCGGGACCCTGCACGATATTCACCTTGCGTTGATGAGCGCAGCCCGCGGAGCGCGGCGCCCTGGCGAGCCGGCCGAGCGCGGGAGCGGAGATTCGAAAGTGGAAAAGGTGCACCCGTTCCCGGGCGGAGGGAAAGGAGTTTCGGGGGCGGACCACCGAGGGGCCGCTCGCAAGCTCGCCTGGGTACCGCCGCCGGGGGATGCCTCGCTTCCCACGCGGTTCGCAGCTTTTCAGGAGGCCGACGGACGGCCCAGGGAGGGGAACGATGACGAAGCTGTTCGGAGCGGCGCTCATGATCGCGGCACTCGGGATCGCGGGCTGCGAGGACCGGAAGGATCTCGACAGCCGGGGCGAGGCGAAGAAGGAGCTGAAGGAGCTCCAGCCCGGGAACCAGACGATGGAGGAGCGCGCCGAGAAGACCCGCGACGAGCTGAAGGAAGCCGGCCAGGACGTGAAGCGCCAGGGCAGGAACGCGGGGCGCGAGCTCCGCGAGGGCGCGCGCGACGCGGAGCGCTAAACCATGGTTCGTGATTCGCGATCACCTTCGGGTGTCGCGACTCACGCCATGGTTTAGCCATGTTCTGACGGGGGCTGCGCCCCCGCCCCGCCGAGCGAAGCTCGTCGGGGCCCCACCTCTGCTACGCGGGGCCCGGGCGCGCTTCGCCCCTCGCATGGCTCGGGGCTCGCGCGCCGTCCCGCGGGCGCGGCTTCGCCGCGCTGTTTCCGAACCCCGCACGGTCGTTTAGGAGCCTGAGCGAGCGGCGCGGGGACCACCTGCCGGAGCGGACCCGCCGCGAGGGGCGGCGCCTCGGCGCACCCGTGCCTATCGCTGAGCGGTGCGCGTGCTCACGGGGACGAGCGGGTGGAGCTACCCGGCCTGGAAGGGCCGCTTCTACCCCCGCGACCTGCCCGCGTCCCGGTTCCTCGCGTACTACGCCGCGCGGCTCGCCGCCGTCGAGGTGAACGCCACCTTCTATCGCATGCCGCTCGCGCGGACGCTCGCGCTCTGGGGAGCGCAGGCGCCCGAGGGCTTCGTCTTCGCGCTCAAGGCCTCGAGGCGGATCACGCACGAGAAGCGGCTCGAGGCGGTCGGCGAGGACGTGGCGCGCTTCTTCGGCGCGGCCGCCGCCCTCGGACCCGCGCTCGGACCGGTGCTCTTCCAGCTCCCGCCCACCGCGAAGCGCGACGTCGCGCGGCTCCGGGCGCTCGTCGAGGTGATCCCTCCCGGCGTCCGGGCGGCGTTCGAGTTCCGCCACGAGAGCTGGCTCGCCGAGGACGTCCTGCAGACCCTCGCCGACGCCGGCGCCGCGCTGTGCGCCGCGGACACGGACGAGGCGGCGACCCCGCTCGAGCCGACGGCGCCGTTCGGCTACCTGCGCCTGCGCCGCTCGGAGTACGGCGCCGAGGACCTCGCCCGCTGGGCGGGGCGCATCCTCGCGCAGCGGTGGGGGGAGGCCTTCGTGTTCTTCAGGCACGAGGAGGCCGCGCGCGGACCCGAGTACGCCCTCCGCATGGCGGCGCTCGTCGCCCCCGCCGAGCCGTTCCCGGCGGCGCAGGGGCCGTGAGGCCGGGCGCGTCGGGTCGAGCTCATGGGCGTGCCCGCTTGCGTCGATCCGGCTGGCTCGCGGTTCGTACACAGCCTCACCGGGAGCGGCATTTCTTGATCCGCTCGCCCCGACCCCTCGGCAGGCTCGGGGGAAGGGCGAGCGGGATGGCTCGACCCGAGTGATCGCGGCCATCAGGCGGCGTCGCTCTCGGTCGCCGTCCGCTCCGGCGCGTCGAGCGCGGCGCGGACGGCGGCCAGCAGCTCCGCCGGCGCGAAGGGCTTCGCGAGCAGCGGCGCGTCGGCCGGCACGAGCGGGACGCCCGAGGCGTGGCGCTCGTAGCCGGAGACGAAGAGGACGCGCAGCCCCGGAAGGCTTCGCGCGAGCGCCTGGGACAGCTCCCACCCGTTCCGGCCGGGGAGGATCACGTCGGACACGAGCAGGTGGAGCGGCGCGCCGGCGCCGCGGGCGACGGCGAGCGCCTCCTCCGCCGAGCCCGCCTCGCGGACCCGGTAGCCGGCCCCGAGCAGCGTGCGCCGCGCGACGGCGCGGATGGCGGCGTCGTCCTCCACGAGCAGGATCGTCTCCTCGCCGCCCCTCGCCGGCGGGTCCCGCAGAGGCGGCGCCTCCGGCGCGAGCGGCTCGGCGTGGCGCGGCAGCAGGAGCCGGAACTCGGAGCCCTCCCCCGGCGCCGAGCGGACGCGGATCGCGCCGCCGCTCTGCGAGACGATGCCGTAGACCGTCGAGAGGCCGAGGCCGGTGCCCTGGCCGACCGGCTTCGTCGTGAAGAACGGCTCGAAGGCGCGCGCCCGAGTCGCCTCGTCCATGCCGACACCCCCGTCCCGCACCGCGAGCACGGCGAGCGGCCCGGGCGGCAGCGAGACCCCCTCCTCGGCCGCCTCGGCGGCGGAGCGCTCCTCCACCGCGATGACGACCCTCCCGCCCTCCGGCGACGCGTCGCGCGCGTTCACGGCGAGGTTCAGCACCGCGAGCTCGAGCTGACCGGGATCCGCGACCACCGTCCCCGGCGCGCGGGCCTCCACCTCCAGCGTGACGCGCTCGCCGAGGATCCGGCGCAGCATCTCCTCCATCCCGCGCACCACCTCCGCGAGATCGACCACGCGGGGGGCGAGGCGCTGGCGGCGGCTGAAGGCGAGCAGCTGTCGCGTGAGCGTGCCGGCGCGCCCCGCCGCGGCGACGATCTCGCGCACGTCCGGGAGGCTCTCGTGCCCGGCGGGGAGCGCCTCCTCGACGAGGCGCGCGAACGACAGGATCGCGGTGAGCAGGTTGTTGAAGTCGTGGGCGACCCCGCCGGCGAGCTGCCCCACCGCCTCCATCTTCTGGGCGTGGCGGAGCTGCTCCTCGAGCCGGCGCCGCTCGCCCACGTCCCGGAACGCGAGCACGAGGCCGACGATGTCGCCGCGGTCCAGCAGCGGGGACGCGACGAACTCGGCGGGGAACATGCTGCCGTCACCCCGGCGGAACGCCTCGTCGGCTCCGTGCCGGACCAGCCCGTCGCGCATGGCGGCGCCGATGCGGCACTCGGACGTCGGGAAGGGGGTGCCGTCCGCGTACGTCGGATGGACGACGTCGTGCCCGTGCTGGCCGACGAGCTCCTCGACGCTCCGCCCGAGCAGGCGGGCGGCGGCGGGGTTCGCGAAGACGATGCGCCCCTCCCGATCCATGCCGACGATCCCCTCGTCCACGGCGTCGAGGATGAGCCGGTTCTGTCGCGAGAGCGCCTCGAGCGAGTGGGCCATCTCGTCGAAGGCGCGGATGAGCTGCCCGAGCTCCTCGCGGCCGGGCTCGAGACCCACGCGCGCCGTGTAGTCGCCGGAGGCGATGCGGCGCGCCGCCGCCATGAGGGCGTGCAGCTTGCGGACGAGGAGCCGCTCGCCGGCGAACCCGGCGGCGAGCAGCGCGAGCAGCGCGACCGCGCCGAACGCGAGGAACGTGCGCAGGAGGAGGCGGTTCACGGGAGCGTACG includes:
- a CDS encoding DUF1206 domain-containing protein; the protein is MPAVQVAARVGFLGKTVLYGVVGALALQTALGLRGGRTIDVKEALLVLDVGAAGRATTVLVGAAIAILGGWFVLDGLANPLRARAGRLQAISRVGQAIGGAGYVALGALGIRLALGEGIGPSGDQLARGFAARVLEQPTGPLAMGVIGVGAIVIGVRQARLGVTHASLETLDLERFSAGFRQRVAAVAALGFGTQGAIFALVGAFLVQAAFERQPLEATGTGGALAALARKPYGTTLLLSAAIGLLAYALYAGLEGALKRMPQREGKSRRAAAA
- a CDS encoding bifunctional alpha,alpha-trehalose-phosphate synthase (UDP-forming)/trehalose-phosphatase encodes the protein MPRLLIVSNRLPVTVKAEGGAPSVTPSTGGLATGMSGPHERLGGLWIGWPGELGGVSGVGRAELERRLAELRLAAVPLSAEEIARYYEGYSNAVLWPLFHYSAARLPQEVRDFDVYEAVNARFADAVAERYEPGDLVWVHDYQLMLVPELLRERIPDARIGFFLHIPFPSSEIFRILPQRERILEGLLGADLVGFHTATYVRHFASSVLRLLGAWTEVDRIAWRHREVRLGVFPMGVDAAQLGKLAETPEVRAVAHAHRVPGEQLLVGVDRLDYSKGIPRRLLAFEALLRTHPELRERVRLVQVAVPSRENVEAYREYRDEVDALVGRLHGEFATPAWSPIHYLYRGLSQAEIVALYRAADAVLVTPLRDGMNLVAKEFVASRPDGDGVLVLSEFAGAAAELAEALVVNPYDVQRTAATLHRALTMAEEERRTRMSILRGRVLGYDVHGWARAFIGRLEQIRRQPEEPGPTPPQTLRAAVERARAAQRLALLLDYDGTLVPFAPTPELAGPDPRLLDLLRRLAARPRTQVDVVSGRSRGTLERWLGALPIGLHAEHGFWSRAPGGLWVGAEVPVAGWREPVLAILREFAERTPGSVVEEKTAGVAWHYRSADPEYGAAQAKELTLHLQTLLSNVPVEILPGAMVIEVRPHGIHKGRVVATALARAGEGVLAVALGDDRTDEDLFAALPTGSIAVHVGSAWSRAPLRIPDVRAARAFLEEIADAR
- a CDS encoding Hsp70 family protein — encoded protein: MAGEARYLVGVDLGTVNSALAAVDLAREGDLAAAVEHFPIAQLVAPGEVRERRLLPSCAYLPGPELAADAMRLPWGDRPVVVGELAREQGARVPGRLVTSAKSWLANARADRTAPLLPWGAPDGVPRLSPVQASAAYLAHLREAWDHRHPGAPLAEQELVLAVPASFDEVARELTLAAAREAGLGRVTLIEEPSAAFHDWASRHRAALAAAGAGEIAEDVRPIARGGMVLVVDVGGGTTDLTLVRVELREGRPAFTRLAVGDHLLLGGDNVDLALARAVEARLGERLDASRFASLVLACRLAKERLMEEGGPARLPVAVVGRGSRLVASALSAEVTREEVRQVFLDGFLPATAADERPRRAPRTAGLAELGLPYEPDPAIPRHVAAFLATHASEAGARGGLARPDAILVNGGVFTPREVRDRLAGIVSSWFPQAPPVPVLASPALDLAVARGAAYAALVRRGIGFRIGGGSPRAFYVGIAAPEGARALCVVPRHLEEGTRVSVPRPFALALGRPVRFPLFASARARVERPGDVVEVSDDLVPLPPVEAVLRAEGAPAGEVPVRLEAALTEIGTLELWCAATDREARWKLEFSLRGRQADGERRADGAREGRGEVGQAPRKLEEARAQVELFYGRKAPVERKEVKGLLRALEKLLGPREGWSTPLVRELWAALHAGRARRRRSADHERVWLQLTGYCLRPGFGAPLDAWRAAETWAVFGEGLQYQADPRAWAAWWVMWRRIAGGLDPAAQGRLFESLAPFLRPRDPRKPPPRVPGVKPEAVDEMVRLAGALERVEPARKVEAGAWLLARLADEGPAPHLLWSLGRLGARVPFHASAHLAVPAATAEDWIARLLALPVSRRELVFPLAQLARRSGDRVRDVADDVRARVISALAEGGAPAETVRAVREVAEASAEEEQRIFGESLPAGLRLVEEEPAA
- a CDS encoding Hsp70 family protein; translation: MTLAVGIDLGTTHTALAHRPIEGDGAVEVFEIPQLVRPGDVRGRALLPSFLYLPHPQELSADDARLPWTAEPPSQLVGELARNLGAQTPIRLVSSAKSWLSHAGVDRRAATLPAGAPPEVPRVSPLDASARYLAHLRDAWDHAMAQGDPARALAAQRVTLTVPASFDAVARELTVEAARQAGLSEVVLLEEPQAALYAWVDAMGDRWRREVRPGDLVLVVDIGGGTTDFSLIAVVDRGGDLGLERVAVGDHILLGGDNMDLALAHALSEKLAREGRKLDRWQLLALTHGARQAKEALFADPSLASAAVAIPGRGSSLVGGALRSELTREELVGVLVDGFFPRVDVGAHPLAARRAGLTTLGLPYASDPAVTRHLSAFLTRHRAGLAGAAAPVPLAGEAFLHPTAILFNGGVTKAEPLVARLLEVVGGWLATEGAPPPRVLPAADPDLAVAKGAATYGRVRAGHGIRIRGGTARAYYVGVEAAMPAVPGLPPPIRAVCLAPMGMEEGTTVDLPGEEMGLVVGEPVQFRLFGTTSRREDRPGDAVEDETELDEGPPVEATLPPDGRAPGEVVPVRLRAHVTEIGTLELECVDRGGKAWRLEWNLRQPPAGAAAPEAEAGAPA
- a CDS encoding DUF2760 domain-containing protein, with product MQGPDISPIQRLVLAFYAFFAILFRADVAAAVYRVREARRAGALLPEPAPAPGPSARMAEPPAAPAPAPAPSAKPAAAPAGPQPPAATVHEPATGGPAQVKGPAATRPAELAKPAEAAKPAELAKPAELAKPAEAARPAEVAKPAEVVKPVEAPKPVEPVKPDPRAALQLLAVLQREGRLVDFIEEDLAGFPDSAIGAAARTVHAGCKRAIEEYFRLEPVLREPEGARVTVATGFDPTAIRLTGNVVGKPPFQGALRHHGWRAREVRLPPAKDGGDQTLVAPAEVEL